The proteins below come from a single Larimichthys crocea isolate SSNF chromosome XIV, L_crocea_2.0, whole genome shotgun sequence genomic window:
- the tbc1d19 gene encoding TBC1 domain family member 19 yields MDEGTELSLSIAHIVQRLKGSHLHSQIERQAKASWEKRVLKSLNSMSTELEVPLARMRPAVEQKELTNKWNEMGTDEPDLSRFRPVYAPKDFLEVLIGLRNPNHDSSEDVSVRSHWGLIQVPLNVRDIPQLRQAYSELNLTTGQLGIDDNAHIHPDLFENEYVQIGKKVVVEQDSAAAQQYSRQGCPTGLRADLWALILNSTNQPQDVMHYEQLTAGVIQHDLLVDNLIYKDVKLTASNDDYYFVFEDFLYQVLLCFSRDTAVLDHFKYNSATPPKSYIQGKAGDEECAVVYPPNGVIPFHGFSMYVAPLCFLYNEPSKLYSVFREMYIRYFFRLHSISSSPSGIVALCLQFERLLQTHLPQLFYHLRQIGAQPLRIAFKWMVRAFSGYLSTDQLLLLWDRILGYDSLEIVAVLAAAVFAFRAENLMEVTSLASAEAVLADLSTLKVMPLIQIFLFATAI; encoded by the exons GCCAGCTGGGAGAAGCGCGTCCTCAAAAGCCTGAACAGCATGAGCACAGAGCTCGAAGTGCCTCTGGCTCGCATG AGACCCGCGGTGGAGCAGAAGGAGCTCACCAACAAATGGAACGAGATGGGCACGGATGAACCAG ATTTAAGTCGCTTTAGGCCTGTCTACGCACCCAAAGACTTCCTGGAG GTGTTAATCGGCTTACGAAACCCAAATCATGATAGCAGCGAGGACGTCAGTGTGAGGAGCCACTGGGGTCTCATCCAGGTTCCCCTCAATGTCAGGGACATCCCACAGCTG AGACAGGCCTACTCAGAGCTGAACCTAACCACAGGACAATTGGGGATTGATGACAATGCACACATCCATCCAG ACTTGTTTGAAAACGAGTACGTTCAGATCGGGAAAAAAG TGGTTGTGGAGCAGGACAGTGCAGCAGCGCAGCAGTACAGCAGGCAGGGCTGTCCGACCGGGCTCCGGGCGGACCTGTGGGCCCTCATCCTTAACTCTACTAACCAGCCACAG gaTGTGATGCACTATGAACAGCTAACGGCTGGAGTCATACAACATGACCTGTTGGTGGACAACCTCATCTATAAG GACGTGAAGCTCACCGCCAGTAATGACGACTACTACTTTGTGTTTGAAGATTTCCTCTATCAG gtgctgctttgtttctcaCGGGACACCGCCGTCTTGGATCACTTCAAATACAACAGTGCCACCCCTCCCAAATCCTACATCCAGG GGAAGGCAGGAGATGAGGAGTGCGCTGTTGTTTATCCTCCCAATG GTGTAATCCCTTTCCATGGGTTTTCAATGTATG TGGCACCTCTGTGCTTTTTGTACAACGAGCCATCAAAGCTGTACAGTGTATTCAGGGAAATGTACATCCGCTACTTCTTCAGATTGCACTCCATCTCGTCGTCTCCTTCC GGTATCGTGGCTTTGTGCCTGCAGTTTGAGCGGCTGCTTCAGACTCACCTGCCTCAGCTCTTCTACCACCTCCGACAGATCGGAGCGCAGCC GTTGCGTATCGCCTTTAAGTGGATGGTCCGGGCCTTTTCTGGCTATCTGTCTACTGaccagctgcttcttctctggGACCGAATCCTCGGATACGATTCTCTGGAGATCGTCGCAG tcctagcagcagctgtgtttgcCTTCCGCGCTGAGAACCTGATGGAAGTGACGTCACTGGCCTCAGCTGAG GCTGTACTCGCTGACCTTTCAACCCTGAAGGTCATGCCGCTCATCCAGATCTTTCTGTTCGCCACCGCCATCTGA